The proteins below come from a single Pichia kudriavzevii chromosome 2, complete sequence genomic window:
- a CDS encoding uncharacterized protein (PKUD0B00740; similar to Saccharomyces cerevisiae YOL148C (SPT20); ancestral locus Anc_3.2), producing MNSGNGMSGQSYDQHLQSQFSSNLNSFMDPVNQLTQNNQSNQPSPLNQFTQTNTVGSGGNNEYSTNQSNQLGMNQMNIPINQQVSSQFMNDHSSMFSNTNSVNDMSSGSPLNHINALNNMNSLGNIGNIDHSTNFSPTSQFNHMNNMSNMNSINSMNNMSNMSNMSNMNSINSMNNMNNMNNMNNMNNMNNMNNMNNMNNMNNMNNMNNMNNMNNMNNMNNMNSMNNINVMGAIANTNNLNKMNNANNGNNMNNINEVRNINSLNNNMNNINPVNSLNSMNYNTMNTMGNLNSVSNMQNLGSVNQVNNSNQANQFTNRNQSFQVPNAHRPGINHQTLSNNGQVSNAEYIQSLLRKLQPEPGMTKQEKFKQLLKNGELTRSDVQLLQRHQAMIKQAHIMRQRQAQQQSLQAQISQQTSRTAGKSIPGKTLPNASGSEGFAGNIAGKTVPGKTVPGKTVPGKTVPGKTVPGKSITAGIRNSRSYSQSPVAGKSMPGAQQAQYQDNMNVISPMGAGMPVKNASVNMNNHANVPNNQSLNTLVNTSINAPVNKPVNNPINNAQVAKLKQNEQKRLLQQQQQKYFGLTPEQYEKLTPQQKQMVKMQYLRRKAKTHRFYEADQELLKKYENSPPSMDFHIHEDHYKFGNSDNLIPKSDPSIKDFLRHVAKKQIPDALMEIIKDGNIQLYEGNIILRIFDHRTKARKNGIKNSPSLTKSEPVSQSSDGVTPQKDDKGDLASSKKPFKEYRTILRLTQSGLYEDFCLTTDTQLFGDSFVLTFESELLTATARNVNLQPIQNPYLQDKSLWPTEQMVLPTYDEVNDKMVFPHRKDMREVVNERFRPNKKRKLIDFENYSYKPLHNDESQLNSKYEKVMLIMNESSAHSNISINKQDIELPRFERLRFVESLRRQNLLNKEVNTNGLNSETSNVGGYTGLSGLRGVNTKPFSAGLPTKNDNITEVKANTQDDEKKTTKPNTKVPASKKKADKPKKPRKPTKKQLAAQAAAENGTPVETKKKKTPAKKKA from the coding sequence ATGAATTCAGGAAATGGTATGAGCGGTCAGAGTTATGACCAGCATCTACAGAGCCAGTTTTcctcaaatttaaattcaTTTATGGACCCCGTTAATCAACTAACTCAAAACAACCAATCAAATCAGCCTAGTCCATTGAATCAATTTACACAGACTAACACAGTGGGATCTGGTGGCAATAATGAGTATTCTACAAATCAGTCAAATCAGCTTGGTATGAATCAGATGAATATTCCCATCAATCAACAGGTAAGTTCTCAATTTATGAACGATCATAGCAGCATGTTCAGTAATACGAATAGTGTAAACGATATGAGCAGCGGAAGTCCGTTGAATCATATTAATGCATTGAACAATATGAATAGTCTAGGAAATATAGGGAATATAGACCATTCTACCAATTTTAGCCCCACCAGTCAATTTAATCATATGAATAATATGAGCAACATGAATAGCATCAACAGTATGAACAACATGAGCAACATGAGCAACATGAGCAACATGAATAGCATCAACAGTATGAACAACATGAACAACATGAACAACATGAACAACATGAACAACATGAACAACATGAACAACATGAACAACATGAACAACATGAACAACATGAACAACATGAACAACATGAACAACATGAACAACATGAACAACatgaacaatatgaacAGTATGAACAATATAAACGTTATGGGAGCTATAGCTAATACTAATAACCTAAATAAAATGAATAACGCAAACAATGGTAACAATATGAACAACATCAACGAGGTGAGAAATATAAATAGCTTAAATAATAATATGAACAATATCAATCCGGTAAACAGTTTGAATAGTATGAACTATAATACTATGAACACTATGGGTAATCTCAATTCAGTCAGCAATATGCAAAATTTGGGCTCAGTAAACCAGGTAAACAATTCAAACCAAGCAAATCAATTCACCAACAGAAATCAAAGCTTCCAAGTGCCGAATGCCCATCGGCCAGGCATAAACCACCAGACCTTGAGTAATAATGGACAAGTATCCAATGCTGAGTATATTCAATCCCTTTTGCGGAAGCTCCAACCTGAACCAGGTATGACCaagcaagaaaaatttaaacagttattgaaaaacgGCGAATTGACCAGGTCTGATGTTCAATTGCTGCAACGACATCAGGCGATGATTAAGCAAGCGCATATAATGAGACAAAGGCAAGCACAACAACAATCTCTACAAGCACAGATATCACAGCAAACTTCCAGAACTGCTGGGAAATCCATACCGGGGAAAACACTTCCTAATGCATCAGGTTCTGAAGGTTTTGCCGGAAATATAGCTGGTAAAACCGTGCCTGGGAAAACTGTACCTGGGAAAACTGTACCTGGGAAAACGGTTCCAGGGAAAACTGTACCTGGTAAGAGTATAACTGCTGGAATCAGAAATAGCAGATCCTACAGTCAAAGTCCTGTTGCTGGTAAATCCATGCCAGGAGCCCAGCAGGCCCAATATCAAGATAATATGAATGTTATTAGTCCGATGGGTGCTGGTATGCCCGTTAAGAATGCATCTGTAAACATGAACAACCACGCCAATGTTCCTAATAATCAGTCGTTGAACACTTTGGTTAATACGTCAATAAACGCACCTGTCAACAAGCCTGTCAATAATCCAATTAACAACGCACAGGTTGCAAAATTAAAGCAAAACGAGCAAAAAAGACTAttgcagcaacaacaacagaaaTATTTTGGATTAACTCCCGAGCAATATGAAAAACTGACACCACAACAGAAGCAAATGGTGAAAATGCAGTATTTAAGACGAAAAGCAAAAACTCATCGATTTTATGAAGCAGATCAAGAACTCCTGAAAAAGTATGAAAATAGTCCTCCCTCTATGGACTTCCATATTCACGAAGATCACTATAAATTTGGCAATAGCGATAAtttaattccaaaatctGACCCTTCCATTAAGGACTTCTTGAGACACGTTGCAAAAAAGCAAATACCTGACGCTTTGATGGAAATTATTAAGGATGGTAATATACAGTTGTATGAAGGCAACATCATCCTCAGGATTTTTGATCACAGAACTAAggcaagaaaaaatggtATCAAAAATTCACCTAGCTTAACAAAATCGGAACCAGTTTCTCAGTCAAGTGATGGTGTCACACCCCAAAAGGATGACAAAGGGGATTTGGCCTCTAGTAAAAAACCGTTTAAGGAATACCGTACGATTTTGAGATTAACTCAATCAGGATTATATGAAGATTTTTGTTTAACCACAGATACACAACTTTTTGGCGATTCGTTTGTTCTAACATTTGAAAGTGAGCTTTTAACTGCCACTGCAAGAAATGTAAACCTGCAGCCAATCCAAAATCCATACTTGCAAGATAAGTCATTATGGCCGACTGAACAAATGGTTTTGCCTACTTATGATGAAGTGAATGACAAAATGGTTTTCCCACACCGGAAAGACATGAGGGAAGTTGTAAATGAACGATTTAGGccaaataaaaagagaaagttGATAGACTTTGAGAATTACAGTTATAAGCCACTCCATAATGACGAATCACAACTGAATTCTAAATACGAAAAAGTCATGCTGATTATGAATGAATCTTCGGCACATAGTAACATCTCGATAAACAAACAGGATATTGAATTACCAAGGTTCGAAAGGTTGAGATTCGTTGAAAGTTTGAGAAGGCAAAACTTATTAAACAAGGAAGTTAATACGAATGGCTTAAACTCAGAAACTTCTAATGTAGGAGGATACACGGGGCTCTCTGGGCTTCGTGGTGTGAATACCAAACCTTTTTCTGCGGGGCTACCTACAAAAAATGATAACATCACTGAAGTAAAAGCCAACACTCAAGATGACGAGAAAAAGACCACAAAGCCGAACACTAAGGTGCCTGcatccaagaaaaaagctgataaaccaaagaagCCACGAAAGCCAACGAAGAAACAGCTTGCTGCTCAAGCTGCTGCTGAGAATGGTACCCCTGTTGAgaccaagaaaaagaaaacaccAGCCAAGAAAAAAGCATAG